A stretch of Linepithema humile isolate Giens D197 chromosome 3, Lhum_UNIL_v1.0, whole genome shotgun sequence DNA encodes these proteins:
- the LOC136998548 gene encoding leucine-rich repeat-containing protein 18-like: MQAPIRNNLKKLDISFNLLTEFPSEITYLENLRILDINSNEIDFLPKKLGTLPHLTRLNFSSNHLGKSNHNTWKWLEQATVRYKLGELDLSSNLLTELPPQIGNLNALTLLRLAYNKLKCLPHSLGNLKKLKQLDLFNNDLLYLPGSVGHLSACIIVEGNPFNLNNDNDDDLITNLKVPSLLDCSAEFILKTGNLDDYISRLKNREGLSPELVKYLNEEKYCFFCETPCFRYYGKRFINYSVYDEVLDLELTSRIYHSYISPNVKNVKIECYACSSECAKRLRFD, translated from the exons ATGCAAGCTCccattagaaataatttaaaaaaacttgacataagttttaattta TTGACTGAATTTCCATCAGAAATTACATATTTGGAAAATCTACGGATCTTAGACATAAACAGTAACGAAATTGACTTCTTACCAAAAAAGTTAGGTACTTTGCCTCATCTTACACgtcttaatttttcttctaatcACCTTGGAAAATCTAATCACAATACGTGGAAATGGTTAGAGCAAGCTACAGTCAGATATAAATTGGGTGAATTAGATCTGTCGAGCAATCTG ttaacGGAATTACCGCCACAAATTGGAAACCTAAATGCTTTAACTCTTTTAAGACTTGCTTACAATAAGCTAAAATGTTTACCACATAGCCTcggaaatctaaaaaaattaaaacaacttGATTTGTTCAACAatgatttgttatatttaccaGGAAGTGTGGGACATTTGTCGGCGTGTATAATTGTTGAAGGGAatccatttaatttaaataacgataatgatgatgatttgATTACAAATTTGAAAGTGCCAAGTCTTTTGGATTGTTCAGCTGAATTTATTCTGAAAACTGG gaATCTTGACGATTATATAAGTAGATTAAAAAACAGAGAGGGATTATCACCAGAATTGGTCAAATATttgaatgaagaaaaatattgcttctttTGTGAAACTCCATGTTTTCGTTATTATGGAAagcgtttcataaattattctgTGTATGATGAAGTACTGGATCTTGAACTTACATCTCGTATATATCACTCGTATATATCACCCAATGTTAAGAATGTAAAGATTGAATGTTATGCTTGTTCATCAGAATGTGCTAAAAGATTAAggtttgattag
- the LOC136998533 gene encoding uncharacterized protein, whose amino-acid sequence MKNANNFDQGLRRMTRISEDTVVLSSEVSDIDAEELLDTASDKSSKISDFEFQSFSSQKIVKEKITEIEEDNDVPSSSSESVTFKNNKSLFAMQDLTTKKSNKRKATLSLFDKAENLNPLQRTKLHNNCIENNECTQVIANACYEQVKVLIQKKMDNIKKSILYDIRKGFEELQNNLLLNLSHKDEMNPVSALKQIIGFTLPISILDDFDTLDASMDVNEKKCLAYVI is encoded by the exons atgaaaaatgcta ataatttcgATCAGGGACTACGTCGTATGACACGCATTTCAGAAGACACTGTTGTACTTTCAAGTGAAGTATCTGATATAGATGCTGAAGAATTGTTAGATACAGCATCAGATAAATCAAGTAAAATCAGTGATTTTGAATTTCAATCATTTTCAagtcaaaaaattgtaaaagaaaaaattacggAAATAGAAGAAG aTAATGACGTTCCAAGCAGTTCATCAGAATccgttacttttaaaaataacaaaagtttatttgcaaTGCAAGATTTGACAACCAAAAAAAGTAACAAGCGTAAagcgactctctctctctttgacAAAGCCGAAAATTTAAATCCATTGCAAAGAacaaaattacacaataattgtatagaaaataatg AATGCACTCAAGTCATTGCTAATGCTTGCTATGAACAAGTAAAAGTActtatacaaaaaaagatggataacataaaaaaaagtattttatacgatataCGGAAAGGATTTGAAgaattacaaaacaatttattattaaatttatcacacaAAGATGAAATGAATCCAGTTTctgctttaaaacaaattattggtTTTACATTACCGATATCTATATTAGATGATTTTGATACTTTGGATGCCTCAATGGACGttaacgaaaaaaaatgccttg cgtacgttatttga
- the LOC105679435 gene encoding leucine-rich repeat protein 1-like, protein MMQNKGIVQKALSNIELHEDLNEIRSKIEDESLYCFLYYSLTMHTLFRNLVNVILKEYKYILLPKEFGTLHHLQEITLSTPYDVNTTQFAWEWLEQASMRNNLKSLKIMHYGLPELPLQITCLKNLQLLDISDNKIEFLPKELGTLSHLVFLNLSSNHLGRSRCNTWEWLEQAAVRNKMTQLHLSNNQLTELSPQIGKLNALTILKLDTNKLTCLPQSLAFLKNLKELDVYNNDLLYLPGNMAHLSVYIDVDENPFNWNDNEDYEVPSLFNCSADVIEKSRMKYKNKLPGSLIRYLDNEKYCNFCGTPCFRYYEKRFVNFTQYYERLYVQFRGSPNIMNASFECYACSSECANILLF, encoded by the exons ATGATGCAAAATAAAGGTATCGTTCAGAAAGCATTAAGTAATATAGAACTTCATGAAGATTTGAATGAGATAAGATCGAAGATTGAAGACGAATCTTTGTACTGCTTTTTGTACTATTCTTTGACAATGCATACACTTTTTCGGAATCtagtaaatgtaattttaaaagaatataagtatattctTTTGCCAAAAGAGTTCGGTACATTACATCATCTTCAAGAGATTACATTATCCACACCTTATGACGTGAATACTACTCAATTTGCATGGGAATGGTTAGAGCAAGCTTCTATGAGAAATAACttaaaatctttgaaaataatgcattatggC CTACCTGAATTACCTTTACAAATCACATGTTTGAAAAATCTACAGTTGTTAGACATAAGTGACAACAAAATTGAATTCTTACCAAAGGAGTTAGGTACCTTGTCTCACCTTGTATTTCTTAATCTCTCTTCTAATCATCTTGGGAGATCTCGTTGCAATACATGGGAATGGCTAGAGCAAGCTGCGgttagaaataaaatgacaCAATTACATTTGTCAAACAATCAG ttAACAGAATTATCACCACAAATTGGAAAGCTGAATGCTTTAACTATTTTAAAGCTTGACACAAATAAGTTAACATGTTTACCACAAAGTTTggcatttctaaaaaatttaaaagagcttgatgtgtataataatgatttgTTATATTTGCCAGGAAATATGGCACATTTATCGGTGTATATAGATGTTGATGAGAATCCATTTAATTGGAATGACAATGAAGACTATGAAGTGCCAAGTCTTTTCAATTGTTCAGCTGATGTTATCGAGAAATCTCG GATGAAATACAAGAACAAATTACCAGGATCATTGATCAGATATTtggataatgaaaaatattgcaacttCTGTGGAACTCCATGTTTTCGTTATTATGAAAAGCGCTTCGTAAATTTCACTCAGTATTATGAAAGACTGTATGTTCAATTCCGTGGATCACCAAATATTATGAATGCAAGTTTTGAATGTTATGCTTGTTCATCAGAGTGTGCTaacatattattgttttaa